The following are encoded together in the Daucus carota subsp. sativus chromosome 5, DH1 v3.0, whole genome shotgun sequence genome:
- the LOC135152850 gene encoding uncharacterized protein LOC135152850 → MRKKTRANLKAHTPQPSSISQKRKLIDEDDDELVTVESGDELSGVNRGDTGVESGQKKVKSEVLVVRGLAGRKVILGKPISGKTLFTCGIVKLFEDLGFHSFLVDLPKTCYPDLVREFYANLQLVGSDQFVSFVSDVKICLSSMFLGAILKIPPSTVSIHTKRGPKDVEGFSHNDQLKLITGSENVSDTMFPSTTQLLPLAQALFKLSIENVSPRLGTRSNLSSQDIVVVSMIMAGRKFDLAELILKNMLESVEGKSSGGLPYGFLLTRVFEWFGVSFVGEDSVSAKEFLDMKFLTQSNLKLDKDGQLVVVEVSPPTPPAQSVNVVDLGISAQEIQEYMDELRANHKEVMDGQKQLSEKMVELNSQFAFWKDMMFGARTSTASEKCSSGSFAYELCKRMYGSGGSSDVKATFTSEDDATDSPRPRTAMDALKEAAGTDSKYAAVGEEMLARNVIAAELVKKFGLEKDEQDKAGS, encoded by the coding sequence ATGAGGAAAAAGACGAGAGCTAATCTCAAAGCCCACACCCCACAGCCCTCTTCGATTTCCCAAAAGAGAAAGCTaattgatgaggatgatgatgagtTGGTCACTGTGGAAAGCGGCGATGAGTTGTCTGGTGTCAATCGCGGTGATACTGGAGTTGAATCGGGTCAGAAGAAGGTCAAATCGGAAGTTCTTGTTGTTCGCGGACTCGCCGGTCGGAAAGTCATCTTGGGTAAGCCTATTTCCGGCAAAACTCTCTTTACTTGTGGCATTGTCAAGTTGTTTGAGGATCTAGGGTTTCACTCTTTCTTGGTTGATTTACCTAAAACTTGCTATCCTGATTTAGTGCGTGAGTTTTATGCAAACCTTCAACTGGTTGGGTCGGATCagtttgtttcttttgtttcgGATGTTAAGATCTGTTTGTCTTCGATGTTTTTGGGTGCGATTTTAAAAATTCCACCATCTACTGTGTCTATCCATACTAAGAGAGGTCCTAAGGATGTCGAGGGTTTTTCTCACAACGACCAGTTGAAATTGATCACTGGGTCTGAGAATGTTTCTGATACTATGTTTCCTTCCACTACACAACTACTTCCACTTGCTCAAGCACTTTTTAAACTATCTATTGAGAATGTCAGTCCAAGACTTGGGACTCGGTCTAACTTGTCTTCAcaagatattgttgttgtttcaATGATAATGGCTGGTAGAAAATTTGATTTGGCTGAATTGATTTTAAAGAATATGCTGGAGTCAGTTGAGGGTAAGTCATCTGGTGGACTGCCATATGGGTTTTTGTTGACAAGAGTTTTTGAGTGGTTTGGGGTGTCCTTTGTTGGTGAGGATTCTGTGTCTGCTAAAGAATTTCTTGATATGAAATTCTTAACTCAATCAAACTTGAAGTTGGATAAGGATGGTCAGTTGGTTGTTGTTGAGGTGTCTCCACCTACACCTCCTGCTCAATCTGTGAACGTTGTTGACCTGGGAATCTCTGCACAAGAGATTCAGGAATATATGGATGAGCTTCGAGCAAATCACAAGGAGGTGATGGATGGCCAGAAGCAGTTATCTGAGAAGATGGTTGAGCTGAATTCTCAGTTTGCTTTCTGGAAGGATATGATGTTTGGGGCTAGAACTTCAACTGCTTCTGAGAAGTGCAGTTCTGGAAGCTTTGCTTATGAACTCTGCAAGCGGATGTATGGCTCTGGGGGTTCATCTGATGTAAAGGCTACTTTCACTTCAGAGGATGATGCTACTGATAGCCCACGGCCGAGAACAGCTATGGATGCTTTGAAGGAGGCTGCTGGAACGGACTCCAAGTATGCTGCTGTAGGGGAAGAAATGCTAGCTCGGAATGTGATTGCTGCAGAGCTTGTCAAGAAGTTTGGACTGGAGAAGGATGAACAGGACAAGGCTGGATCTTGA